The following nucleotide sequence is from Gammaproteobacteria bacterium.
TACGTTATGAATCCCGTGTAGAGCACGAGGTTACGGTTGAGTTACCTACATGCTGGGGTGAATTTAAAATTTCAGCATTCAAAGACATTTACACGGATCGTGAACATTTAGCCTTAGTGCATGGATCATGGAAGCCTGATGATGATGTTTTAGTGCGTATCCATTCAGAATGTCTTACTGGAGATGTATTTGGGTCTATGCGTTGCGATTGTGGTGAGCAAGTACGTATGGCGATGGATATGGTGCAGCAAAATCAACAAGGCATCATTATCTATATGCGTGACGAAGGTCGAGGGATTGGTTTAGTGAATAAGCTTAAGGCGTATGCCTTGCAAGAGCAGGGCTTTGACACAGTGGATGCAAATCTTGAATTAGGCTTTGAGGCAGATCAGCGTGATTATTCGGTTGCCGCCCATATGTTGCGCGCATTGGAAGTGAAAAATGTTCAGTTGATTACGAATAATCCTGACAAATGTGAATGGATGCAAGCTTACAATATTAATCTTGTAAATCGAATCCCGATGATTGCTCCAACTGATAGCGAATATCGTCGTAAATATATGCAAGCTAAACGCGATAAAATGGGACACGTAATTGAATTAAAAAATATAGTGCCGCATTGGAAGTGAACTTTAGAAAGTAACCTTCCATATCAATATATAAACATCTTTAATCTTAATATTTCATATGAATCTACTAGGCTTATCCGGTAGCCCAGCAAAAAATGCTGCGTCACGAACATTAAACGCAGTGAAGCAAGTGGTTGATTACGCTCATGCTCAAGATAATTCTATTAGTATGGAAACCATCAATTTTCGTGACCTAAATATTGAGCTTTGTGATGGACGGGATCCCGCTTTGTATGAGGGCGATACCAAAACATTAATTGAAAAGATTGTGGATGCTGATGCATTGATTTTAGGGACGCCGGTTTATAGAGGGTCG
It contains:
- a CDS encoding bifunctional 3,4-dihydroxy-2-butanone-4-phosphate synthase/GTP cyclohydrolase II encodes the protein MSNFTFNSVPEVLKDLKLGKLVVVVDDESRENEGDLIGAADKCTPEMVNFMARYGRGLICTAITEERSRKLDLDLMVETDDNNALHQTPFTVSVDYVHGTTTGISATDRYKTIKALADPAIAASDLARPGHIFPLRATRGGVFRRDGHTEATVDLMELAELSPVGVLCEIMKEDGDMARLPDLKVFAKQHDLKILTIKELIKYRLRYESRVEHEVTVELPTCWGEFKISAFKDIYTDREHLALVHGSWKPDDDVLVRIHSECLTGDVFGSMRCDCGEQVRMAMDMVQQNQQGIIIYMRDEGRGIGLVNKLKAYALQEQGFDTVDANLELGFEADQRDYSVAAHMLRALEVKNVQLITNNPDKCEWMQAYNINLVNRIPMIAPTDSEYRRKYMQAKRDKMGHVIELKNIVPHWK